From Trichoderma atroviride chromosome 1, complete sequence, one genomic window encodes:
- a CDS encoding uncharacterized protein (EggNog:ENOG41), producing the protein MHLAAAWFYSPLGEQGNQAGGQIALGSREYFLKSDNEEQPERYDTRRLIEFRCPTDTILCFTDDSDPAQRIIPYPSVQSTDLVPPSPSGWKLTLVLGHVSIPRAIPRLLALQTTLEASSGSLLPPRGAHVSSASAAGATAVLSTFTHLPAGPLSPVNEMGTAASGSSQVRGREIPRFVGGFSSQIWAPTRLDQGTASAASAAAADNQAAAAAHARWGSLDAHMNQRDGFSRRENPIARPSPFAAYQTRFPAAVNTPPQRQHSAARYNHEAGVTAMNRQMSAASSMNDSLFDLSELQSSLFSSAGVEAAVNQPLGIDILRLSTPGVAPIRQLSSAARPAARPAQVPVNAPTGGFLPMQAFSSRYHGMHTETNASAEHLAPEQNCALWLTNLPAGTSTHQLLKAIRNVGRVWCTYVNYPDFHAHSTAAAKVVFFTPEAAQQLLSISWTRGLFVEGQRVKVSYNRIKYGSHPVAGRMSRVLIITGHADFVNEAALTKFFKDRFIFQLDEVTELIRAGGRAVMEFKFGSYRCQSQMGKMSLEKDRPRGLEKVEFGDDPCEVGDTMSSYGIAADRIQGRGF; encoded by the exons ATGCAtcttgcagcagcctggTTTTATTCTCCGCTGGGGGAGCAAGGCAACCAGGCTGGTGGCCAAATTGCGCTTGGAAGCCGCGAATATTTTTTGAAATCTGACAACGAAGAACAGCCAGAGAGATACGATACACGGCGTCTCATAGAATTCAGATGCCCTACGGATACTATCCTTTGCTTCACTGATGACTCCGATCCAGCCCAGCGCATAATCCCATACCCCAGTGTCCAAAGCACAGACCTGgtgccaccatcaccaagtGGCTGGAAGCTGACTCTGGTGCTCGGACATGTTTCTATCCCCC GGGCGATCCCGAGACTCCTCGCACTCCAGACGACGCTGGAGGCTTCTTCGGGGAGCCTGTTGCCACCTCGGGGGGCTCAcgtctcctctgcctctgctgctggagccacTGCGGTGCTCAGCACCTTTACCCACCTCCCTGCCGGCCCTCTCTCGCCCGTCAACGAGATGGGTACCGCTGCCTCGGGCAGCTCGCAAGTTCGTGGCCGCGAGATTCCTCGCTTCGTCGGAGGCTTTTCCTCGCAGATCTGGGCGCCTACCCGTCTCGACCAGGGCAccgcttctgctgcttctgctgctgctgccgacaaccaagcggctgctgctgctcacgCTCGCTGGGGCTCTTTGGATGCCCACATGAACCAGAGAGATGGCTTCTCCCGCCGCGAGAACCCCATTGCTCGCCCGTCGCCCTTTGCGGCCTACCAGACTCGCTTCCCTGCCGCGGTCAACACGCCCCCCCAACGT cagcactcGGCTGCTCGCTACAACCACGAGGCTGGAGTCACTGCCATGAACCGCCAGATGtctgccgcctcctccatGAACGACTCCCTGTTCGATCTTTCCGAGCTTCAAAGCTCTCTCTTCAGTTCTGCTGGTGTCGAGGCTGCTGTCAACCAGCCTCTTGGAATTGACATCCTCCGCCTCTCTACCCCTGGAGTTGCCCCCATCCGCCAGCTTTCCTCCGCTGCTCGCCCTGCTGCTCGTCCTGCCCAGGTGCCCGTCAACGCCCCGACCGGAGGCTTCTTGCCCATGCAGGCT TTCTCGTCTCGCTACCACGGCATGCACACGGAGACCAACGCCAGCGCTGAGCACCTCGCCCCTGAGCAGAACTGCGCTCTTTGGCTCACCAACCTCCCTGCTGGAACGAGCACTCACCAGctcctcaaggccatccgcAACGTCGGCCGTGTCTGGTGCACCTACGTCAACTACCCCGACTTCCACGCCCATTCgacagccgccgccaaggttgtcttcttcacccCCGAGGCtgcccagcagctcctcaGCATCTCTTGGACCCGCGGCCTCTTCGTCGAGGGCCAGCGCGTCAAGGTTTCCTACAACCGAATCAAGTACGGCAGCCACCCCGTTGCTGGACGCATGTCTCGCGTCCTAATCATCACCGGTCACGCCGACTTTGTCAACGAAGCCGCTCTCACCAAGTTCTTCAAAGACAGattcatcttccagctcgacGAGGTCACTGAGCTCATCAGAGCCGGCGGACGCGCCGTCATGGAGTTCAAGTTTGGTAGCTACCGCTGCCAGTCCCAGATGGGCAAGATGTCCCTGGAGAAGGACCGTCCCCGTGGCCTCGAAAAGGTCGAGTTTGGCGACGACCCTTGCGAGGTCGGCGACACCATGTCGTCGTACGGAATCGCCGCTGACCGCATCCAAGGCCGTGGCTTTTAA
- a CDS encoding uncharacterized protein (EggNog:ENOG41) — protein sequence MTALSLPQHALEEMARETIHDRIVGCLFGSALGDAIGLYTEFLSADTARLAYPSQNFTLCPPSEATPFRRDAHRNPNVPGEWTDDTDHAMCILLSFLHRDAREMDPLDFASRLHVWVRMGLRALDTLPLGLGHTVGAIVRNQAYLNDPEGTARRHWQHTKYKAAPNGSVMRTHPLGLMCINKTLDETFQIAADYSVVTHVDPRCIISCAIGTALIRGLVRQEIYKEEQIDDMVDKGIAWYTAYRLRRVEKDASCKDEPELDVEELNKHAKANDLAELELDDMYKIGYTYKTFGSGVHLLRLAMRKVAASDSSLSTQTSIFEMLITDLIMRGGDADTNACFSGALLGAYLGYKALPSHWRDGLKHGDWLMRKAEGLSILLGVGLGTYSGSEDKDTAPDGGRGWLTESQIERKVMMLQADMVKRGQERDRQEEAEKKRAEKRRTERRREKRGSWLGGRG from the coding sequence ATGACAGCCCTGTCTTTACCGCAGCATGCCCTTGAAGAAATGGCCAGGGAGACAATCCACGATCGCATCGTTGGCTGTCTCTTTGGATCAGCTCTGGGCGACGCCATAGGCCTCTACACCGAGTTTCTCTCTGCAGACACGGCCCGTCTCGCATATCCATCACAAAACTTCACTCTCTGTCCCCCATCCGAAGCCACTCCGTTTCGTCGAGACGCGCATCGGAACCCCAACGTCCCTGGAGAATGGACAGACGACACCGACCATGCCATGTGCATCTTGCTCTCCTTCCTGCACAGGGACGCAAGGGAAATGGACCCGCTAGACTTTGCTTCTCGCCTGCACGTCTGGGTCAGGATGGGCCTTCGCGCGTTGGACACTCTGCCGCTGGGCTTGGGGCACACTGTGGGCGCGATTGTGAGAAACCAGGCGTATCTCAATGATCCAGAAGGCACTGCGAGGAGACACTGGCAGCATACGAAATACAAGGCTGCGCCTAATGGAAGCGTCATGAGAACACACCCGCTGGGGCTCATGTGCATCAACAAGACGCTCGACGAAACGTTTCAGATTGCTGCCGACTACTCTGTCGTTACGCATGTCGACCCAAGATGCATCATTTCATGTGCCATCGGCACAGCGCTCATCAGAGGCCTTGTGCGGCAAGAGATATACAAGGAGGAGCAGATTGACGACATGGTTGACAAGGGAATCGCATGGTATACCGCATACCGCCTGCGCCGAGTTGAAAAGGACGCGAGTTGCAAAGACGAGCCAGAGCTGGACGTGGAGGAGCTGAACAAGCACGCCAAAGCCAACGACCTGgccgagctcgagctcgacgACATGTACAAGATTGGATATACATACAAGACGTTTGGTTCGGGCGTGCATCTGCTGCGTCTCGCCATGAGAAAGGTTGCTGCCTCGGACAGCAGTCTCTCTACACAAACGTCCATTTTCGAGATGCTCATCACCGATCTCATCATGCGAGGTGGCGATGCCGATACGAATGCCTGCTTTTCCGGCGCTCTCCTCGGGGCATATCTTGGCTACAAAGCGCTTCCGTCACACTGGAGAGATGGTCTGAAGCACGGCGACTGGCTCATGAGGAAAGCAGAGGGGCTGAGCATCTTGCTGGGAGTCGGACTAGGCACATACAGCGGTTCGGAGGACAAGGATACGGCGCCCGATGGCGGCAGAGGATGGCTGACGGAGAGCCAGATTGAGAGgaaggtgatgatgctgcagGCCGACATGGTTAAGAGAGGGCAGGAAAGGGATAggcaggaagaagcagagaagaagcgagcggagaagaggcggacggagagaaggagggaaaagagaggatCGTGGCTGGGTGGACGAGGCTGA
- a CDS encoding uncharacterized protein (EggNog:ENOG41~TransMembrane:12 (i97-120o140-157i169-188o194-216i228-251o277-299i374-398o428-455i475-496o508-534i546-569o581-600i)) yields MASSHARSASNDFASGALLDPLRPRKILDLPDGTWSPNEQLGQAVIPTVDEESNSNGSSFDFESLRPLTPVTPMEKAQAKSSSGPVTWMSLPRKDQLLILFLSRFVDFLQVASLQAYVFYQLKTFDDSLTDAHISQQAGILQGCFTGAQVMTAILWGKAADATWCGRKWVLVIGLAGTAISCLGYGFATTFAWAAFWRVFGGAINGTVGIIRTMIAEITKEKKYQSRAFLILPMSFNVAGILGPIMGGMLADSNKTLPGLFGENAVFGFQWIRDYPYALPSLVNAVSLSIVTVIVFLFLEETSRVRQNKFDAGLHLGNRIKAALLGEKQSDDYARVPAWEDHTMESFEDKNIPVPKPAPSLKQLPFRLLWTRNVLFTLLTGAFYDFHLGAFGNMWALFLSTPRYLTPAARGPEIDTPTAKPMRRDLPLLFTGGLGMPASTVGVATSFLGIIGMLLQVTLYPPIQARLGTMRSFQWFLFLFPLAYFVAPYLSILPSWSPAPEPASGGFIWLGIVGILFLQVMARTFTLPASIILLNNCSPHPSVLGTIHGLGQSVSALFRTVGPVVGGWWYGYGLDIGMVAWGWWGVAAMSALACGTALGMHDGSGHEIVLEGEEEME; encoded by the exons ATGGCGTCTTCGCACGCCAGATCTGCCAGCAACGACTTTGCCTCCGGCGCACTGCTGGATCCTCTGCGGCCTCGGAAAATCCTAGATTTGCCCGACGGCACGTGGTCTCCCAATGAACAGCTGGGCCAGGCCGTGATTCCCACCGTCGACGAGGAAAGCAACTCCAATGGCTCCAGCTTCGACTTTGAGTCTCTGCGGCCGCTGACGCCCGTGACGCCCATGGAAAAGGCCCAGGCCAAGAGCTCCTCAGGCCCGGTGACGTGGATGTCCCTCCCGCGCAAAGACCAGCTGCTCATCCTGTTTCTCTCGCGCTTCGTCGACTTCCTGCAGGTCGCCTCCCTGCAAGCCTACGTCTTCTACCAGCTCAAGACATTCGACGACTCTCTGACAGACGCCCATATCTCGCAGCAGGCGGGGATACTGCAGGGATGTTTTACCGGCGCGCAGGTGATGACGGCCATTTTATGGGGTAAAGCTGCCGATGCGACTTGGTGTGGCCGCAAATGGGTGTTGGTGATTGGCCTTGCGGGAACGGCTATATCGTGCCTGGGCTACGGCTTTGCAACGACTTTTGCCTGGGCTGCCTTCTGGAGGGTCTTTGGTGGTGCGATTAACGGGACTGTGGGCATTAT CCGCACCATGATTGCCGAAAtcaccaaggagaagaagtatCAATCGCGAGCATTTTTGATTCTGCCCATGAGCTTCAACGTTGCGGGGATTTTGGGCCCAA TCATGGGAGGCATGCTGGCCGATTCAAACAAGACTCTTCCCGGGCTTTTTGGAGAAAATGCAGTCTTTGGGTTCCAATGGATTCGAGACTACCCATATGCCTTGCCGAGTCTTGTCAACGCCGTCAGCTTATCCATTGTAACCGTGATAGTGTTTCTCTTTCTGGAGGAA ACGTCTAGAGTACGGCAGAACAAGTTTGACGCCGGTCTCCATCTCGGAAATAGAATCAAGGCCGCCCTATTGGGTGAAAAGCAATCTGACGACTATGCTCGTGTTCCGGCCTGGGAAGATCACACCATGGAGAGTTTCGAAGACAAGAATATACCGGTGCCGAAGCCCGCGCCCTCGCTGAAGCAACTGCCCTTTCGCCTGCTCTGGACGCGCAACGTCTTGTTCACGCTGCTTACTGGCGCCTTTTACGACTTCCATCTCGGCGCCTTTGGCAACATGTGGGCGCTATTCCTGTCAACGCCTCGCTATCTCACTCCGGCCGCAAGGGGCCCAGAAATAGACACCCCCACGGCCAAGCCCATGCGTCGAGATCTGCCTCTCCTGTTCACGGGAGGGCTGGGAATGCCGGCGTCGACGGTTGGAGTTGCGACGTCCTTTCTCGGCATAATAggcatgctgctgcaggtgaCCTTGTATCCGCCCATCCAGGCCCGTCTCGGCACAATGAGATCCTTCCAGTggtttctgtttctcttcCCGCTCGCATATTTCGTCGCCCCGTATCTCTCGATCCTGCCCTCGTGGTCGCCGGCACCCGAGCCCGCGTCCGGGGGCTTCATCTGGCTGGGCATCGTTGGCATCTTGTTCCTCCAGGTCATGGCCCGGACGTTTACGCTGCCGGCGAGCATCATCCTGCTCAACAACTGCAGCCCGCATCCCAGCGTCCTGGGCACGATCCACGGCCTGGGCCAGAGCGTCTCTGCGCTCTTCCGCACCGTCGGCCCGGTGGTGGGCGGCTGGTGGTACGGCTATGGGCTTGATATCGGCATGGTGGCCTGGGGCTGGTGGGGAGTTGCGGCAATGTCAGCGTTGGCGTGTGGGACAGCATTGGGCATGCATGATGGCAGCGGGCATGAGATAGTTctcgagggcgaggaggagatggagtAG
- a CDS encoding uncharacterized protein (EggNog:ENOG41) — MAYSSNYTPRPRTDIFTSDTDINRRKLGRVVPMKVLILGLGRTGTACMSILISTCQSLSNTLYHKL, encoded by the coding sequence ATGGCGTATTCTTCCAACTACACCCCTCGGCCACGTACCGACATCTTCACCAGCGACACTGACATCAACCGCCGTAAGCTCGGCCGTGTGGTCCCCATGAAAGTCCTCATCCTGGGCCTGGGACGCACCGGTACTGCCTGTATGTCGATTCTCATATCAACATGCCAATCTTTATCCAATACACTGTACCATAAGCTATGA
- a CDS encoding uncharacterized protein (EggNog:ENOG41~TransMembrane:1 (i183-204o)) — protein MWMDALCAKYDNKGKPFTREDWDQLLGNSQAVCDWPAIAFAKELIEAYPEAKVVLTNRDVDSWHASTMKTVYWRVTDGELRWLSHFDWAASMYYPMLKKFFDSFFEGDFPGRGKDVFRKHYQEVRSLVPKDRLLEYKVTDGWGPLCDFLGEPVPKECGFPNVNDNSDFVTRSRRRNRNQMKNVAFRYFVNLVVAIITLAALYQLGVALGLI, from the coding sequence ATGTGGATGGACGCCCTCTGCGCCAAATACGACAACAAAGGCAAGCCCTTTACCCGCGAGGACTGGGACCAGCTCCTCGGAAACTCCCAAGCCGTGTGCGACTGGCCAGCCATTGCCTTTGCCAAGGAGCTCATCGAGGCCTACCCAGAGGCCAAAGTCGTCCTGACCAACCGCGACGTCGACTCCTGGCACGCCTCCACCATGAAGACGGTCTACTGGCGCGTCACCGACGGCGAGCTGCGCTGGCTCTCCCACTTTGACTGGGCGGCAAGCATGTACTACccgatgctgaagaagttCTTCGACTCCTTTTTCGAGGGCGACTTTCCCGGCCGCGGCAAGGACGTGTTCCGAAAGCACTATCAAGAGGTGCGAAGCCTGGTGCCCAAGGATCGCCTGCTGGAATACAAGGTCACGGATGGATGGGGGCCTCTTTGTGATTTCCTCGGCGAGCCGGTTCCCAAGGAGTGCGGGTTTCCCAATGTCAATGACAACTCGGACTTTGTGACCCGATCGCGACGCCGCAACCGCAATCAGATGAAGAATGTCGCTTTCCGATACTTTGTCAACCTCGTTGTTGCCATTATTACTTTGGCCGCGTTGTATCAGCTGGGAGTGGCACTTGGATTGATTTGA